From Thermotoga sp. Ku-13t, the proteins below share one genomic window:
- a CDS encoding MMPL family transporter, translating to MARMKFVWLRRYAFTILFLIVCVISGVIIYFKARINASYFVFLPGYSSRVGIEQINNEELKAFFKIVQKFNDGSQFVVLAHYPEGFLTVQALLRLNELQNQLSNLPCVKNVLSVLNYSFRKPYFDGSKLDEEILTDPEASSFISKNARYVLLHCTLSPGYNEDRALSEIEKVLNDFQDLNALAFGQLVINKHLFREIIHQISLYPAITFLVVLLIFYLQTRSLKASLVSLLIPAEANLIVYAVVSLIGIELNTMSVMCVSFLIIIGSAYGLHFYNGVVRFKDRVRREMFRPIFFSMLTTCVGFLSFLFVEITAFRHLGLMVSSGLALVFLILFTSGYELLREEKAIQHRTVLLGFGNEKLGRILLMVSLILVVMTFLSLSRIDVGMDQASYFSKGSDVGRALDILTKQFSYREPVYIMVEKDSLFTAKDSQLISELLNELRRIEGVSSVQFPVNYPVPGLVLMSRFQPAIRYFVADSKTIRIVVNMTEQAYRKAGELKSRITEVLKNYPDYHFTVASAAFIVDQINSSIVTSQIQSLSASLLLIFGSVLFAFRNALLSLLIVVPVLFTAILNFFFIAELGLRLDVATSIVASILVGLVVDYSIHLAHDMRSTRDVSASVKNISMPVLANGLGLIGGFCVLSFSKLALFRNVSLLLILGIGFGLSFTLLSQPILIEWFLQRTAKAEKTSRGY from the coding sequence ATGGCTAGAATGAAATTCGTGTGGCTACGAAGGTACGCGTTCACAATTTTGTTTTTGATCGTCTGTGTGATTTCAGGTGTGATCATCTACTTCAAGGCGCGCATAAACGCCAGTTATTTTGTCTTTTTGCCAGGATACAGTTCCAGGGTTGGTATAGAGCAGATAAACAACGAAGAGCTGAAGGCCTTTTTCAAGATCGTACAGAAATTCAACGACGGATCTCAGTTCGTGGTGCTCGCACACTATCCCGAAGGTTTTTTGACAGTCCAGGCGTTGCTCAGACTCAACGAACTTCAGAACCAGCTTTCAAACCTTCCATGCGTGAAAAACGTGCTCAGCGTCCTCAACTACAGCTTCAGGAAACCATACTTCGACGGTTCGAAACTCGACGAAGAAATCCTCACGGATCCCGAAGCGAGCTCCTTCATCTCGAAGAATGCAAGGTACGTGCTCTTACACTGCACGCTGAGCCCAGGCTACAACGAGGACAGGGCTTTGAGTGAGATAGAAAAGGTTTTGAACGATTTTCAAGATCTGAACGCCCTCGCCTTCGGCCAGCTTGTGATAAACAAACACCTTTTCCGTGAGATCATCCATCAGATCTCCCTTTATCCTGCCATTACTTTTCTGGTGGTACTGCTCATCTTCTATCTGCAAACGAGATCTTTGAAGGCGAGCCTGGTTTCGCTCTTGATACCAGCCGAAGCGAATCTGATCGTGTACGCTGTGGTCAGTTTGATCGGTATCGAGCTCAACACGATGAGCGTCATGTGTGTGAGTTTCCTGATCATCATCGGTTCGGCTTACGGGCTACACTTCTACAATGGCGTGGTGAGGTTCAAAGATCGGGTGAGACGGGAGATGTTCAGACCGATCTTCTTTTCCATGTTGACCACCTGCGTTGGCTTTCTCTCTTTCCTGTTCGTTGAGATAACAGCCTTCAGGCATCTTGGATTGATGGTTTCTTCGGGTCTCGCACTCGTGTTCCTCATTCTGTTCACTTCTGGTTACGAGCTTCTGCGAGAAGAGAAAGCCATCCAGCACCGAACGGTCCTACTCGGGTTCGGAAATGAAAAGCTTGGACGCATCCTGCTGATGGTTTCGTTGATCCTCGTTGTGATGACCTTTCTCTCTCTGTCACGGATAGATGTTGGCATGGACCAGGCTTCTTACTTCTCAAAGGGCAGCGATGTCGGAAGAGCCTTGGACATCCTCACGAAGCAGTTTTCTTACAGAGAGCCTGTGTACATCATGGTCGAGAAGGACAGTCTCTTCACGGCGAAAGATTCTCAGCTCATCTCAGAGCTTCTGAACGAGCTGCGCCGGATCGAAGGAGTATCGTCGGTTCAGTTCCCCGTGAATTATCCTGTACCAGGTCTGGTGCTGATGTCACGTTTTCAACCGGCGATACGTTACTTCGTGGCCGATAGCAAGACGATCAGGATCGTCGTGAACATGACGGAGCAAGCTTACAGGAAAGCAGGAGAACTGAAGAGCAGGATCACTGAGGTGTTGAAGAACTATCCGGATTATCACTTCACCGTTGCGAGTGCGGCGTTCATCGTGGATCAGATCAATTCGAGCATCGTCACCAGCCAGATCCAGAGCCTGTCTGCCTCTTTGCTGCTGATCTTTGGCTCGGTCCTGTTCGCGTTCAGAAACGCCCTCCTCTCCTTGTTGATCGTCGTCCCAGTTCTGTTCACCGCGATCCTGAACTTCTTCTTCATCGCGGAGCTGGGACTGAGACTCGACGTGGCCACGTCCATCGTTGCCAGCATCCTCGTCGGATTGGTGGTCGATTATTCGATCCACCTCGCACACGATATGAGAAGTACGAGGGACGTCTCTGCCTCCGTAAAGAACATCTCCATGCCGGTACTCGCCAACGGGCTGGGGCTGATCGGAGGTTTCTGTGTCCTCAGCTTTTCGAAGCTTGCCCTGTTCAGAAACGTTTCGCTTTTGCTCATCCTCGGCATCGGTTTTGGGCTTTCTTTCACGCTCCTCTCCCAGCCGATTCTGATAGAATGGTTCCTCCAACGCACCGCAAAGGCTGAAAAAACTTCACGTGGTTACTGA